Proteins from a genomic interval of Stenotrophomonas maltophilia:
- the gspD gene encoding type II secretion system secretin GspD: MSLRFLPWSFALALLVGCSTVSAPHVQRKGNLSPTAEAGQAAEVAADAARDAQGAPQAVIRRGTGTMINREAARAPAPALHGASTGEATFNFEGESVHAVVKAILGDMLGQNYVIAPGVQGTVTLATPKPVSPAQALNLLEMVLGWNNARMVYSGGRYNIVAADQALAGTVAPSTAPAASARGFEVRVIPLQFISATEMKKVLEPYARPNAIVNVDSGRNVITLGGTRAELENYMRTVEIFDVDWLSGMSVGVFPIQSGKAEQVAADLEKVFGEESKTPSAGMFRFLPLENANAVLVITPQVRYLDQIQQWLDRIDTAGGSARLFSYELRYIKARDLAERLSEAFASSGNRGGSSPASLAPGAIPSQLGSDGERGMDSNNSSSFGSTPGSSSGSGNSGSMNLPQRQSGNVSVSLEVEGDRVGVSAVEETNTLLVRSTPQAWRSIREVIEKLDVMPLQVHIEAQVAEVALTGDLKYGVNWFFDNAVLGQKLTGALGGVTLPAAAGGSWSSFAGAVTGGEGLGWAFTGHNGAAVVSALDKVTDVRLLQTPSVFVRNNAEATLNVGDKVPINTTTVNTGIGTSSYSSVQYIDTGVILKVRPRVTRDGTVFLDIVQEVSSASDVPENCNPTERNCNPRISTKKLSTEAAVQSGDTIMLAGLITDSATDGSSGIPGLSRIPVVGALFGQKTRTSRRSEVIVLLTPSIVRNGQEARTLTDEYSQRFRAMEPLNQPRAKK; the protein is encoded by the coding sequence ATGAGCCTGCGTTTTCTTCCCTGGTCCTTTGCCCTCGCGCTGCTGGTCGGCTGCAGCACCGTGTCCGCGCCGCATGTGCAACGCAAGGGCAACCTGTCGCCCACTGCCGAGGCCGGCCAGGCAGCCGAGGTCGCTGCCGATGCCGCCCGTGACGCCCAGGGGGCTCCGCAGGCCGTGATCCGCCGCGGTACCGGCACCATGATCAACCGCGAAGCCGCACGCGCGCCGGCACCGGCGCTGCATGGCGCCAGCACCGGCGAGGCGACCTTCAACTTCGAAGGCGAGTCCGTGCATGCGGTGGTCAAGGCCATCCTTGGTGACATGCTGGGCCAGAACTACGTGATCGCACCGGGCGTGCAGGGCACGGTCACCCTGGCCACGCCCAAGCCGGTGTCGCCGGCACAGGCGTTGAACCTGCTGGAAATGGTGCTGGGCTGGAACAACGCCCGCATGGTCTACAGCGGTGGCCGCTACAACATCGTCGCCGCCGACCAGGCCCTGGCCGGCACCGTCGCGCCGAGTACCGCACCGGCGGCCAGCGCACGTGGTTTCGAAGTGCGGGTGATCCCGCTGCAGTTCATCTCCGCCACGGAGATGAAGAAGGTGCTGGAGCCGTATGCGCGGCCCAACGCCATCGTCAACGTCGACAGCGGCCGCAATGTGATCACCCTCGGGGGCACCCGCGCCGAGCTGGAAAACTACATGCGCACCGTCGAGATCTTCGATGTCGACTGGCTGTCGGGCATGTCGGTGGGCGTGTTCCCGATCCAGTCGGGCAAGGCCGAGCAGGTCGCTGCCGATCTGGAGAAGGTGTTCGGCGAGGAGAGCAAGACCCCCAGCGCCGGCATGTTCCGTTTCCTGCCGCTGGAAAACGCCAACGCGGTGCTGGTGATCACCCCGCAGGTGCGTTACCTGGATCAGATCCAGCAGTGGCTGGACCGCATCGATACCGCTGGTGGCAGTGCACGCCTGTTCTCCTACGAGCTGCGCTACATCAAGGCGCGCGACCTGGCCGAGCGCCTCAGTGAAGCCTTCGCCAGCAGCGGCAATCGTGGCGGTTCCAGCCCCGCATCGCTGGCACCGGGCGCGATTCCATCGCAGCTGGGCAGCGACGGCGAGCGCGGCATGGACAGCAACAACAGCAGCAGCTTCGGTTCGACCCCGGGCAGCAGCTCCGGCAGCGGCAACAGCGGAAGCATGAACCTGCCGCAGCGTCAGTCCGGCAACGTCAGCGTCAGCCTGGAAGTGGAGGGCGATCGCGTGGGCGTGTCGGCGGTGGAGGAAACCAACACCCTGCTGGTGCGCTCGACCCCGCAGGCCTGGCGCTCGATCCGGGAAGTGATCGAGAAGCTGGATGTGATGCCGTTGCAGGTGCACATTGAAGCGCAGGTGGCCGAAGTCGCGCTGACCGGAGACCTGAAGTACGGCGTCAACTGGTTCTTCGACAATGCTGTGCTCGGGCAGAAGCTGACCGGCGCCCTGGGCGGCGTGACGCTGCCTGCCGCCGCTGGCGGTTCCTGGAGCAGCTTCGCCGGTGCCGTAACCGGTGGCGAAGGCCTTGGCTGGGCGTTCACCGGGCACAACGGCGCGGCGGTGGTGAGTGCGCTGGACAAGGTCACCGACGTACGCCTGCTGCAGACGCCTTCGGTATTCGTGCGCAACAACGCCGAGGCCACGCTCAACGTGGGTGACAAGGTGCCGATCAACACCACCACGGTGAACACCGGCATTGGCACCAGCAGCTACAGCTCGGTGCAGTACATCGACACTGGCGTGATCCTGAAGGTGCGCCCGCGCGTGACCCGCGATGGCACGGTGTTCCTGGATATCGTGCAGGAAGTGAGCAGTGCCTCGGACGTTCCGGAGAACTGCAACCCGACCGAGCGCAACTGCAACCCGCGCATCTCCACCAAGAAGCTGTCGACCGAAGCGGCGGTGCAGAGCGGCGATACCATCATGCTGGCCGGCCTGATCACCGATTCGGCCACCGATGGCAGCAGCGGCATTCCCGGCCTGAGCCGGATTCCGGTGGTGGGCGCCCTGTTCGGGCAGAAGACGCGCACCAGTCGTCGTTCGGAAGTGATCGTGCTGCTGACCCCGAGCATCGTGCGCAACGGCCAGGAAGCACGCACGCTGACCGACGAGTACAGCCAGCGCTTCCGCGCGATGGAACCGCTGAACCAGCCGCGCGCAAAGAAGTAA
- a CDS encoding glycosyltransferase family 2 protein, with product MGAIVLLPLCVDDAALDRCLAALDAGTAPGTAVWLADDAQTGPRAQAVVEHWLAHTPLQAEYTRRARPLGEVAHLDEMLRACDGLDVAVLAPDSVPAPGWLQQLQDAFARDAAIATATPWCNAGETAAWPRLGEINPEPDDAALLAQTCAALPALHPELPSAVTHAVLVRGNARRRAGGLDVDSYAGWNAALVDLSLRMAGLGWRNVLCETAFVSRAGEAVSRDGDLEALAARWPGWVPRLADFLMHDPLHGLRADLQQRMRQAIMPKEQGDLFVPSAPEPPA from the coding sequence ATGGGGGCGATCGTGTTGTTGCCGCTGTGCGTGGACGATGCTGCGCTCGATCGCTGCCTGGCCGCACTGGATGCCGGCACCGCGCCGGGCACCGCGGTCTGGCTGGCCGACGATGCACAGACCGGTCCGCGTGCGCAGGCGGTGGTCGAACACTGGCTGGCGCATACGCCACTGCAGGCCGAGTACACCCGCCGCGCGCGGCCGTTGGGCGAGGTGGCCCACCTGGACGAGATGCTGCGCGCCTGCGACGGCCTGGACGTGGCCGTGCTGGCGCCGGACAGCGTGCCGGCACCCGGTTGGCTGCAGCAGCTGCAGGACGCCTTCGCCCGCGATGCCGCCATCGCGACCGCAACCCCGTGGTGCAATGCCGGCGAAACCGCTGCGTGGCCACGGCTGGGCGAGATCAATCCGGAACCGGACGATGCGGCGCTGCTGGCACAGACCTGCGCCGCTTTGCCGGCGCTGCACCCGGAGCTGCCATCGGCGGTCACCCATGCGGTGCTGGTGCGTGGCAACGCGCGCCGTCGCGCCGGTGGCCTGGACGTGGACAGCTACGCCGGCTGGAACGCGGCCCTGGTCGACCTCAGTCTGCGCATGGCTGGTCTGGGCTGGCGCAACGTGCTGTGCGAGACCGCCTTTGTCAGCCGGGCGGGCGAAGCGGTCAGCCGCGATGGCGACCTCGAGGCGCTGGCTGCGCGCTGGCCTGGCTGGGTGCCGCGCCTGGCCGATTTCCTGATGCACGATCCATTGCACGGTCTGCGCGCCGATCTGCAGCAGCGCATGCGGCAGGCGATAATGCCGAAGGAACAGGGCGACCTGTTCGTTCCTTCCGCGCCGGAGCCACCCGCTTGA
- a CDS encoding glycosyltransferase family 2 protein, which translates to MNVAIAAIVVTYQSGSTIDACLSRLRQAQDVAEIRVIDNGSLDGTLDIVQRHASHDPRVRFVGNPDNPGFAAANNQGVADSHSPWLAFINPDLMVEPDTLVELRSRAEGLGDCLLGVEQLDEHGHADEAVRRRDPDFLLMLRSPGKGSKLAVPRDPQQSLQRVPALSGALLMMPRALFDRIGGWDAGYRLHAEDLDLCRRAREAGAVVAIANDLQVTHVRGVSSRSRPFFVEWHKHKGLWRYFQKFEAKQRSLPVRVAVWGAIWAHALMLVPRLLRRSL; encoded by the coding sequence TTGAATGTTGCCATCGCCGCCATCGTCGTCACCTACCAGAGTGGCAGCACCATCGATGCCTGCCTCTCGCGCCTGCGCCAGGCGCAGGACGTGGCCGAGATCCGGGTGATCGACAACGGCTCGCTGGATGGCACGCTGGACATCGTGCAACGGCATGCCAGCCACGATCCCCGTGTGCGTTTTGTCGGCAATCCTGACAATCCCGGCTTTGCCGCTGCCAACAACCAGGGGGTGGCCGATTCGCACAGCCCGTGGCTGGCCTTCATCAACCCGGACCTGATGGTCGAGCCCGATACCCTGGTCGAGCTGCGTAGCCGTGCCGAAGGGTTGGGTGATTGCCTGCTGGGTGTCGAGCAGCTGGACGAGCATGGCCATGCCGACGAGGCGGTGCGCCGTCGTGATCCGGATTTCCTGTTGATGCTGCGTTCGCCCGGCAAAGGCTCGAAGCTGGCGGTCCCGCGCGACCCTCAGCAGTCGCTGCAGCGGGTGCCGGCACTGTCCGGTGCGCTGCTGATGATGCCGCGTGCGCTGTTCGACCGCATCGGTGGCTGGGACGCTGGCTATCGCCTGCACGCCGAAGACCTGGACCTGTGCCGGCGCGCACGTGAGGCTGGCGCGGTGGTGGCGATCGCCAACGACCTGCAGGTCACCCATGTGCGCGGCGTCTCCAGCCGCTCACGACCGTTCTTCGTTGAATGGCACAAGCACAAGGGCCTGTGGCGCTATTTCCAGAAGTTCGAAGCGAAGCAGCGTTCGCTGCCGGTGCGGGTGGCGGTATGGGGCGCGATCTGGGCCCATGCGCTGATGCTGGTGCCGCGCCTGCTGCGACGGTCGCTGTAG
- the pncB gene encoding nicotinate phosphoribosyltransferase: protein MPIIQSLLDTDLYKFTMMQAVLHQHPGAQVQYRFKCRTPGIDLARYIDQIDEEIDHLCSLRFSSAELDYMRGLRFVKPDFADFLGLFHLDRKYIQLRASKTVPGEIELDITGPWLHTILFEVPLLAIINEVWFRNTTTPDFAEGERRLQAKAALLRDTPGFEQCRIADYGSRRRYSRDWHARLLPLLRDALGPQLVGTSNVHFARLYGMTPHGTMAHEYLQAFQALGPRLRDSQVAALESWAREYRGDLGIALSDVVGLDAFLRDFDMYFCKLFDGVRHDSGDPFDWGDRMLAHFQQRRVDPRSKVLVFSDGLDIAKVMRLYDYFRGRCQVAFGVGTHLTNDLGPTPLNIVIKMVRCNGQPVAKLSDSPGKSMCDDPGYLAYLRQVFELPQPA, encoded by the coding sequence ATGCCTATCATCCAGTCCCTGCTCGACACCGACCTGTACAAGTTCACCATGATGCAGGCGGTGCTGCACCAGCACCCCGGCGCCCAGGTGCAGTACCGGTTCAAGTGCCGCACCCCCGGCATCGACCTGGCCCGCTACATCGACCAGATCGACGAAGAGATCGACCATCTGTGCAGCCTGCGTTTCAGCAGCGCGGAACTGGACTACATGCGTGGGCTGCGCTTCGTGAAGCCCGACTTCGCCGATTTCCTCGGCCTGTTCCACCTGGACCGCAAGTACATCCAGCTGCGTGCGTCGAAAACCGTGCCCGGCGAGATCGAACTGGACATCACCGGTCCCTGGCTGCACACCATCCTGTTCGAAGTGCCGCTGCTGGCGATCATCAACGAAGTCTGGTTCCGCAACACCACCACGCCTGACTTCGCCGAAGGCGAGCGCCGCCTGCAGGCCAAGGCCGCGCTGCTGCGCGATACACCCGGTTTCGAACAGTGCCGCATCGCCGACTACGGCAGCCGCCGCCGCTACTCGCGCGACTGGCATGCGCGCCTGCTGCCGCTGCTGCGCGATGCGCTGGGCCCGCAGCTGGTGGGAACCAGCAACGTGCACTTCGCGCGCCTGTACGGCATGACCCCGCACGGCACGATGGCGCATGAGTACCTGCAGGCGTTCCAGGCACTGGGCCCACGACTGCGCGATTCGCAGGTGGCGGCACTGGAATCGTGGGCGCGCGAGTACCGCGGCGACCTGGGTATCGCGCTGTCCGACGTGGTCGGCCTGGACGCGTTCCTGCGCGATTTCGACATGTACTTCTGCAAGCTGTTCGACGGCGTCCGGCATGACTCCGGCGATCCGTTCGACTGGGGCGACCGCATGCTGGCGCACTTCCAGCAGCGTCGGGTCGACCCGCGCAGCAAGGTGCTGGTCTTCAGCGACGGCCTGGACATCGCCAAGGTCATGCGCCTGTACGACTACTTCCGTGGTCGCTGCCAGGTCGCGTTCGGCGTCGGCACCCACCTGACCAATGATCTGGGTCCGACGCCGCTCAACATCGTCATCAAGATGGTCCGCTGCAACGGCCAGCCGGTGGCCAAGCTCAGCGATTCGCCGGGCAAGAGCATGTGCGACGACCCTGGTTACCTGGCCTACCTGCGCCAGGTCTTCGAGCTGCCGCAGCCGGCATAA
- a CDS encoding fimbrial protein yields the protein MHKINLIAALMLAAAPLAANAADGTITFNGKVTDKTCTISTPGGKDFAVNLPTVSKNTLAAAGNVAGRTPFAINLTKCSAGNVATYFEPGSTVDFNTGRLLNQASANAATNVQLQLLGSNNQVLPIKAAGAGQAQTNSQWVTVGTDGSADLNYYAEYYATAAATPGDVTSSVKYTIIYN from the coding sequence ATGCACAAGATCAACCTCATTGCCGCTCTGATGCTGGCCGCCGCTCCGCTGGCCGCCAACGCCGCCGACGGCACCATCACCTTCAACGGCAAGGTGACCGACAAGACCTGCACCATCTCGACCCCGGGCGGCAAGGACTTCGCCGTCAACCTGCCGACCGTGTCCAAGAACACCCTGGCCGCCGCCGGTAACGTTGCCGGTCGTACCCCGTTCGCCATCAACCTGACCAAGTGCAGCGCCGGCAACGTCGCGACCTACTTCGAGCCGGGTTCGACCGTTGACTTCAACACCGGCCGCCTGCTGAACCAGGCTTCGGCCAACGCTGCCACCAACGTGCAGCTGCAGCTGCTGGGCTCGAACAACCAGGTCCTGCCGATCAAGGCTGCAGGCGCTGGCCAGGCCCAGACCAACTCGCAGTGGGTCACCGTCGGCACCGACGGCTCGGCCGACCTGAACTACTACGCTGAGTACTACGCCACTGCCGCCGCCACCCCGGGCGACGTCACCAGCAGCGTCAAGTACACGATCATCTACAACTGA
- a CDS encoding fimbrial biogenesis chaperone yields MKALFPRALLLAAFTLPFCQDALAGVVVNGTRVIYPAQAREVTVQVDNVGDSPALVQAWIDSGDANQTADTSDAPFVLTPPIARVEPGRSQALRLIFSGAQLPTDRESVFWLNVLDVPPSPDNADSGEQNYLQVAFRSRLKLFYRPQGLKGVANDAPAALRWTRTGDRLRVENPSPFHVTLAEVHAVTGSSEKAVEDKGAMVAPKQSLEFAAPAGTDQVRFITINDYGGRVEHTIRLGSTGG; encoded by the coding sequence ATGAAAGCACTCTTTCCCCGGGCGCTGCTGCTGGCAGCGTTCACGCTGCCCTTCTGCCAGGACGCACTGGCCGGCGTGGTGGTCAATGGCACGCGGGTGATCTATCCGGCGCAGGCGCGCGAAGTCACCGTGCAGGTCGACAACGTGGGCGATTCACCGGCGCTGGTGCAGGCCTGGATCGACAGCGGCGACGCCAACCAGACCGCCGATACCAGCGATGCCCCGTTCGTGCTGACGCCGCCGATCGCGCGTGTCGAGCCGGGCCGCAGCCAGGCGCTGCGACTGATCTTCTCCGGCGCGCAGCTGCCGACCGACCGTGAGTCGGTGTTCTGGCTCAACGTGCTGGATGTTCCGCCGTCCCCGGACAACGCCGACAGCGGCGAACAGAATTACCTGCAGGTCGCGTTCCGTTCGCGCCTGAAGCTTTTCTACCGGCCGCAGGGCCTGAAGGGCGTCGCCAACGACGCGCCGGCAGCGCTGCGCTGGACCCGTACGGGCGACCGTCTGCGGGTGGAAAACCCGAGCCCCTTCCACGTCACTCTGGCCGAAGTACATGCCGTGACCGGCAGCAGTGAAAAGGCCGTCGAGGACAAGGGCGCAATGGTCGCGCCGAAGCAGAGCCTGGAGTTCGCCGCACCGGCGGGCACCGACCAAGTCCGCTTCATCACCATCAACGACTACGGCGGCCGGGTGGAACACACCATCCGCCTCGGCAGCACCGGGGGCTGA
- a CDS encoding fimbria/pilus outer membrane usher protein: MSIHQALCLLVAGVACPGWALAAPANLGEQALMAQSGAANARAPESAQFNSSFLSGQAKQVDLAAFSNGNPMVAGNYRVDVYVNGAWQGRRDLQFKADAQGRVDACLPLPMLEEMGVDSEAVLLQQDPSVPADKTSCVPVQQRMANAYGVYDSGNLRYDLSIPQVFLRREARGYVNPALWDRGINAGFVGYSFNAIDSDSRVEGGQRNRSAYLGLNAGLNLGGWQFRHDSNLTWSEGDGRHWQSIATYAQRGIPRVRGMLTIGEAYTTGELFDSIGYRGASLASDDRMLPDSLRGYAPVVRGIAETNARIEVRQNQQLIYSSTVSPGSFVIDDLYPTGYGGDLEVSVIEADGRRREFKVPFGSVPQMLREGVSRYSLTAGQVRNKLLADEPWLVQGTYQRGIGNQLTLYGGSALSDGYLSLLYGVGLSTPVGAFAADVTHARTTFDHYGNHTGASVRLSYSNMIGETGTNLTLAAYRYSTEGFYSLQDALYGRDSDKRGIDPTTRGRQRSQFQVTLNQPLGRRGGALYLTGSVRDFYDRPGTSKQYQVGYNNAWRSVNYGFSALRTEEGVLGRSDTQYLLSMSVPLGRGTHPVSFSADLGVRDRGGYDNSRVGITGSAGVDNNFSYGAALSDSREGGTTAVGNVEYRSRYSALNATYSHSRDFRQASVGANGSVVVHPGGFTFTPQRGDTMVLVEAPGARDAIVSNAPGLRVDGRGYAVVPYVSPYRLNTVTLDPQGMAHDVELESTSQAIAPFAGAISYLRFDTRKGNALLIQVRNPDGRTMPFGAQVKDEQGQPVGMVSQGGRLYVRSEKNQGRLLVEWGAGADQRCTVDYQVPAGADASKTGFIPLEAACR, translated from the coding sequence TTGTCGATCCATCAGGCGCTTTGCCTGCTGGTTGCTGGCGTGGCCTGCCCAGGATGGGCGCTGGCTGCCCCGGCCAATCTCGGCGAACAGGCGCTGATGGCGCAGAGTGGTGCGGCCAACGCGCGTGCACCGGAATCGGCCCAGTTCAACTCCAGCTTCCTGTCTGGCCAGGCCAAGCAGGTCGACCTGGCGGCCTTCAGCAACGGCAATCCGATGGTGGCCGGCAACTACCGTGTCGACGTGTACGTCAACGGTGCCTGGCAGGGCCGCCGCGACCTGCAGTTCAAGGCCGATGCGCAGGGCCGTGTCGACGCCTGCCTGCCGCTGCCGATGCTGGAAGAAATGGGCGTGGACAGCGAGGCCGTGCTGCTGCAGCAGGATCCGTCCGTGCCTGCCGACAAGACCAGCTGCGTGCCGGTCCAGCAGCGCATGGCCAATGCCTATGGTGTCTATGACAGCGGCAACCTGCGCTACGACCTCAGCATCCCGCAGGTGTTCCTGCGCCGCGAGGCGCGTGGCTACGTCAACCCGGCACTGTGGGACCGTGGCATCAATGCCGGCTTCGTCGGCTACAGCTTCAATGCCATCGACAGCGACAGCCGTGTCGAAGGCGGCCAGCGCAACCGCAGCGCCTACCTGGGCCTCAACGCCGGCCTCAACCTGGGCGGCTGGCAGTTCCGCCACGACTCGAACCTGACCTGGTCCGAGGGCGACGGCCGCCATTGGCAAAGCATCGCCACCTATGCGCAGCGCGGCATTCCGCGGGTGCGCGGCATGCTCACCATCGGTGAGGCCTACACCACTGGTGAACTGTTCGATTCGATCGGTTACCGCGGTGCCAGCCTGGCCAGCGACGACCGCATGCTGCCCGATTCGCTGCGCGGTTACGCGCCGGTCGTGCGCGGTATCGCCGAGACCAACGCGCGCATCGAAGTGCGCCAGAACCAGCAGCTGATCTACTCCTCCACCGTATCGCCGGGCAGCTTCGTCATCGACGACCTGTACCCGACCGGCTACGGCGGCGACCTGGAAGTGAGCGTGATCGAGGCCGATGGCCGCCGCCGCGAATTCAAGGTGCCGTTCGGTTCGGTGCCGCAGATGCTGCGCGAAGGCGTGTCGCGTTACTCGCTGACGGCCGGCCAGGTGCGCAACAAGCTGCTGGCCGATGAGCCGTGGCTGGTGCAGGGCACCTACCAGCGCGGCATCGGTAACCAGCTGACCCTGTACGGCGGCAGCGCACTGAGCGATGGCTACCTGTCGCTGCTGTACGGCGTCGGCCTGTCCACGCCGGTTGGCGCGTTCGCCGCCGACGTCACCCACGCCCGTACGACGTTCGACCACTATGGCAACCACACCGGTGCCAGTGTGCGCCTGAGCTACAGCAACATGATCGGCGAGACCGGGACCAACCTGACCCTGGCCGCCTACCGCTATTCGACCGAAGGCTTCTACAGCCTGCAGGACGCGCTGTACGGTCGTGATTCGGACAAGCGTGGCATCGATCCGACCACCCGCGGCCGCCAGCGCAGCCAGTTCCAGGTGACGCTGAACCAGCCGCTGGGTCGTCGTGGCGGCGCGCTGTACCTGACCGGTTCGGTGCGTGACTTCTACGATCGCCCCGGTACCTCCAAGCAGTACCAGGTCGGCTACAACAACGCCTGGCGCTCGGTGAACTATGGCTTCTCCGCGCTGCGCACCGAAGAGGGCGTGCTGGGCCGTTCCGACACCCAGTACCTGCTGTCGATGAGCGTGCCGCTGGGCCGTGGCACCCACCCGGTGTCGTTCAGCGCCGATCTCGGCGTGCGCGACCGCGGTGGCTACGACAACAGCCGCGTCGGCATCACCGGTTCGGCCGGCGTCGACAACAACTTCAGCTATGGCGCAGCCCTGTCCGACTCGCGCGAGGGTGGCACCACCGCGGTCGGCAACGTCGAGTACCGCAGCCGCTACTCCGCGTTGAACGCCACCTACAGCCATTCGCGTGATTTCCGCCAGGCCTCGGTCGGTGCCAACGGCAGCGTGGTCGTGCATCCGGGCGGCTTCACTTTCACCCCGCAGCGCGGCGACACGATGGTGCTGGTGGAAGCGCCGGGCGCACGCGATGCCATCGTCAGCAACGCCCCGGGCCTGCGCGTGGACGGCCGCGGCTACGCCGTGGTTCCGTATGTCTCGCCGTACCGCCTCAACACCGTCACCCTCGACCCGCAGGGCATGGCCCACGACGTCGAACTGGAGAGCACCAGCCAGGCGATCGCGCCGTTCGCCGGTGCCATCAGCTACCTGCGCTTCGATACCCGCAAGGGCAACGCGCTGCTGATCCAGGTGCGCAACCCCGATGGCCGCACCATGCCGTTCGGTGCGCAGGTCAAGGATGAGCAGGGCCAGCCGGTGGGCATGGTCAGCCAGGGCGGCCGCCTGTACGTGCGCAGTGAAAAGAACCAGGGCCGCCTGCTGGTGGAGTGGGGCGCCGGCGCCGACCAGCGCTGCACCGTCGATTACCAGGTTCCGGCGGGCGCTGATGCGTCCAAGACCGGCTTCATCCCGCTGGAGGCAGCATGCCGATGA
- a CDS encoding fimbrial protein, with protein sequence MPMISSRGRKALSALALLGGVLLAQQASAACRIRVSGFVAQDVQMDMGQIVILPSTPVGGVIKEISVPINQQNSVARCDYWYGGSSAGEYVNAPQKRPVAGFANVYETGVSGVGIRLFRDSGSIQTYYPHSINFGANSTISLIGGQFRIQLIKTAAQTGSGVIAPNGRFTTYYFDGDGPSRPVLTSTFRGSGTTVVSPTCEVQAGSRNIAVDFGSVANTTFTGVGSKAVDRDFEIRLNCQGSNVAAYQSKIGIRLDADQDSSNMPGVLKLSAATNSATRIGIQMVQRDGSTEREVRFGQTISVGTTTTGTSVMSLPLRARYVQTQAGTVGAGTANGQATFTIQYE encoded by the coding sequence ATGCCGATGATCTCTTCCCGTGGCCGCAAGGCGCTGAGTGCCCTTGCATTGCTGGGCGGCGTGCTGCTGGCTCAGCAGGCCAGCGCCGCGTGCCGTATCCGGGTCAGTGGATTCGTTGCGCAGGACGTGCAGATGGACATGGGTCAGATCGTCATTCTGCCCAGCACACCGGTCGGCGGCGTGATCAAGGAAATCAGCGTGCCGATCAACCAGCAGAACAGCGTCGCCCGCTGCGACTACTGGTATGGCGGCAGCTCGGCCGGCGAGTATGTCAATGCGCCGCAGAAGCGGCCGGTGGCCGGCTTTGCCAACGTCTACGAGACCGGTGTTTCTGGCGTGGGTATCCGACTGTTCCGCGACTCCGGCTCGATCCAGACCTACTACCCGCATTCCATCAACTTCGGCGCCAACTCCACCATCTCGCTGATCGGTGGCCAGTTCCGCATCCAGCTGATCAAGACCGCCGCGCAGACCGGTTCGGGCGTGATCGCACCCAATGGCCGCTTCACCACCTATTACTTCGACGGGGATGGCCCCAGCCGCCCGGTACTGACCTCGACCTTCCGGGGCTCGGGCACCACCGTGGTCAGCCCGACCTGTGAAGTGCAGGCCGGCAGCCGCAACATCGCGGTCGATTTCGGCAGCGTGGCCAATACGACCTTTACCGGTGTTGGTTCCAAGGCCGTCGACCGTGACTTCGAGATCCGCCTGAACTGCCAGGGCAGCAATGTGGCCGCATACCAGAGCAAGATCGGCATCCGCCTGGATGCCGACCAGGACAGTTCGAACATGCCCGGCGTGCTGAAGCTGAGCGCAGCCACCAACAGCGCCACCCGCATCGGCATCCAGATGGTCCAGCGCGACGGCAGCACCGAACGCGAAGTGCGCTTCGGCCAGACCATCAGTGTCGGCACCACCACCACCGGTACCAGTGTCATGAGCCTGCCGCTGCGGGCCCGCTACGTGCAGACCCAGGCCGGTACCGTCGGTGCGGGCACCGCCAACGGGCAGGCGACGTTCACGATCCAGTACGAGTAG